Below is a genomic region from Biomphalaria glabrata chromosome 3, xgBioGlab47.1, whole genome shotgun sequence.
tctattgctgtatctgtgtgtgggagggggtcgcgtcagagtgggggattgtaaaaaggggtcgacgagcttaaaaggttgagaaccgctgtcttaGAGAAATAGTGTTTTAATGAATTGACATTGCAATCCATTACGAGATTGGGTAGAAGGACTAAAACATACCATAATTTACATGCATTATGGGCAGTAGACACAATTGCTTATGTACTTATCGCAGGACAGCTGCATTAGGAGGGGCATCCATGGCTAATGAGAGATGACTTAGGCTTAGATCCTCTCGTGCATTTAGTCaccataaagatctgtcgttGGCAACGTCTTGCAGCCTCTTCTCACCAGGTGTCCACTGTTTTGAGGTCCTCCGTGAAAGTGTGGCGCAAAGTTATACGGGTTAAGGTAAATGAGGAGATGTCCTGCGTCCAGCAGCCATTGGTCTACAGAAAGAAAATATCCCGATTTTCTCTTGTTTATTTCAATTACATATTATCCATCAGTTAAATCAAAACCACCAAGATTTCCTATAGAGTTACTGAGAACCAAATACTCAGAACGCAGCCTAACTTCCTATAAATGATCTATGCCTACTAGCATTACACACCGTCTACGTCCGTTGATTTGCTACCAGGCTGTTTATTTTGGCCGGAATCCCTCCTACttttatatatactttatagcccgtgaattctagtatcagtTACGTTGAATTAGAATGGtccactctttctcttcttctactTGCCcgcctctctctgtctgtctcacaTCTTTGGCTTCTCATTTCAATAtcgaaatatttaatatgttcTATACAACTTTTCAGCATCCACCCCTCAAACTGTATTAAACAAGATAGGCCTATTATCCTCCTCGAAATGCACACTTTTATTAGGCCCTCACAGATATTTGGTGTTCTCGAAAAAAACATCAATTTGGTTTTGTtagttaacttttaaaagtgtcAACAGTGGCAAGATATAGGCCTAAGCACCAAAGaatttttgatttcattttgtttttgctatGGTTTTTGTTACTTTGTACGCACAAACATATGCATTCGCGCGACTTTTTCATAtttagggaaaaagaaaaaaaaaagacagacgtTTATTTTATGCTGTTGAAcgtttgtgtatatatatatagatatatattgcGACTATTTTGGGGAAAAACCGAAAATTAAATGCAAGTTTTAATAGAAAGCTTGCGATGTTTCACCATTCACTAATTTCCCTGCTCGGACTGCGAATCTATCAAAAGCGAGCACCTAAGAAGTAAATTGAGCCTGTGTACACAATTTCATGCAAATATGTTCAATGGTTCCAAAGATATCTGGATAAATGAATaagtaatatttcttaaatATAGGCTTCTATAGAGATTAGcgcttaaaataaaattaaaaaaaaaaggtttcttaaGTAAATGTTCCTGTCCAATGGTACCTAGTGTGTTGTAAGGGAAACACACTTAGACTACACAAGATAATGTCAAACATTGAAACAGTGGACAATTTTAGATTCTTGGTCATATgctatatattgttttatattaaattacATGCACCATAATATGGCCtaattttaaagtgtttttttttgtttgttgagtATAATGCTGTGAatagttggcctccttcagtcgtagaacgactatggttcatctcgcacactttttcgtgttgtggagccctattttagAGAGACATTACCGTCCAAAAATATTGCAGGTTAATGTGACTTTCGCTtcagtggtagaggagctggccatctTTCGCaatgtacgtttttcttccagagctttttcgctgtccatgctttttcttggtcactgtctctctccatctggcgCGGTCTAGAgctgtcttcccaatggtcagtaggcctattgatgttcactgatttgaggtcccgttttattacatctatgtaacggaggtgagggcgaccagtttttcttgagccagtcgcgagttgtccgtagaggatgactttcgtgatgcgattgtcctccatccggtgaacatgtccaagccagcgcaagcggcgttgtctgaggactgtaaagatgctgggaatacctgttcgcgcaaggatctcagtattgcacactctttcttttccatgtgattttcaagatacTACGGAGGCATCGCAAAtagaatgagtttagttttctctcttgctttgcgtaggtggtccattattcactgccatacagtagcGTACTCATAAcacatgccttgtagacttccattttggtcactgtagtgagcttctggttttcccaaactcttgacctgagtctagcgaaggtcgaggcaaccttccctatgcgttttttttttaaaatctccttttctagagacaggtcatcttgaattgtggatcccagatagcagaattcatttacggcatccagcttgtctatgaggatggagggtgatgctgtagcaggtggtcccataacatttgttttcttcgtgctaataattaagccatattctttagtgactgaagttcctcttgtgagtgtgccactaccgctgcatcatccgcgaatagcatatctcttacgcaggtggttctgattttagttttggccctcaatctggcaatatttaggagtttgccatcaaatctggaatggagagaaatgccttcggtggatttatcaaacgcgttgtggattagcagtgaaaatagtattccaaagagggttgggaCCAGGACATCTTTGTttaactccgctgtttatactgaaactttcggaGCAGGCACCGTTGAATTGCACTGTATAACCCATAATATTTTGGTGGAAGGAGacaattacatttagtagcatgggtggacagcctattatctgtagattattaagaatattagttgtaaattatattattatattgttttcaCGGGAGCAAATAGGTATACTGTTTAAAGCCGTGGTtcccaaattattatttttgtctcgtagaccccttgccatgtttttggggttttcggtagaccccatGCTTAacttgcaaattaaaaaaaaaatatttctaaatgtaGTGAATTGAAgagtaaaaaagtaatttaaaacttgtcctattgataaaattcaaatttaaaccaattaaaataacaataattgatatggattgctggaatcaccaaacacactgaaTTTATTTGCAGgtttatcatccgttgctatgaatattatgtttcatataggagtTTGTTGGTTTTTGAAGTAGTCCTTCCAACATTAGgcctaaatattaatttattaatttgcatTAAGTATAATTGTAAAAgatttcgcaaagagcagtttctcgtgtaggCCCCTATTTCTAGACTTTAAGGCGTGGCACAAATATTGAAtctgcggaactgttctcaTTAACCTTGGCTTGCTAACCACCTAGTCCTAGCAGAAGGACAACAAAACTCAAACCTTTGCTGTCTTGCAGCTATATCCAAagatgggaaaggtttcgtgggtcactgtgtggaaaaataaggagacggcgaccattaggcagtttgtagcacacagcgctacaccttgtcagacctGTGACGCCGTTGATCCCAAACCGTATACTTGTCGTTTGCAAataattacataagaagcttttaattttataactcatgccataatggatgtgcccttgaactgtattattgcttaaagaaattcgtttaataatatcagatgtaggtttgtgtaaaacggcTGGTACAATTAGGCCTAATGTTTGACCTTTGCCATATATATTGTGCTATAGCCTACgcctatataggcctacgtaaagagatattgtaagacgctcacataccatcatcttctctatatgatgtggaagagagattttgtgggtctgtTCTGAACTTTATATTTGAGTGCTCTAAAGTTTTTTCAAATCTGTATCTATTTTTGTcagtctcagatgatcctccggAGCCAGCGTAAATGGTAGGCCtatcatatcgtcataaaaaaaggCACTTATAGGCAACCGCTTAATGAGATGTAAAAATTAGTCACGACTtgattaaatgaaatctattatcgtagacccccgtggacatctcatagacccccaatttatttttttcactttcgtataGACCccttggccacatgacaccctcgtcaaccgtcGATCATATAAACAGATGTCCGTTATAGGCCCACTCACACCACCTGCCCTATTCATTGCAAAGGTCTAAGTGGGTATATACTTTACTTCTACTGTCATAgatgatagacctagatctggtAGCTAAAAGTCTTTTCATAGCCATAATTATCTTCTCATATGAAGAAGCCTTATAAGGTCtagtaatttataagaaaagatagCCGCTTCCAATTCTGCAATGGcaaagatattttaaagtatCAATTTAAAGCTATTGCGATGCTGACGGACAAAGTACGGTAATAATTCAGTAGATTCGAAGTGTGACCATGgtgtgacatagatctataacCAGTAACTAAATTACAAGTTTCTCTTATTGAATTTTATACGTCAGAGCATTTCAGCTACCAGTTAGTAATTAATAATAGCACGACTAAACTAATCTAAACCAAATTATACTAACTAATCGTTTAAAGTCGTTGTTTGCGTTcgaattacttaaatatttatttaattgaaaTCTGTTCACGGTGACTAAAAATATGGCctataagaaatatacaattACAAATTACAGTAAAATCTGAAAGTAAAGTCTTGAgctcatttttgtttaaacatcaAATGCGAAAAAATATTGACTGTCCAGTTGTACAGGAAGCAGTTTTCATGCAACTACAATTTGTGCTTCATGgagaacatttctttattgTATTGTAAACAGAATACACACTAGTAGATCTAATCAAAGTTTTGTTTCGTCAATTTTAAGAGAAGGTAGACcattgatctattctatataatCTATTATGTCTTAGATACAATAAGCAGTTTgcactaatctagatctatgtaatgtttataaattattatttgtttaggAATTTTTCTCTCACCGGCTTACAGAGCCGAGCTGAGTGACAAGTCACAAACAAAGGCTTACTAAAGTAACCGTAAACGTCTTACTTGTCACTTTGTGTGGCTTGTGGCAAGTTCAAGAAGTTCTACTAAAAAATTATACCAGTCAGTCACTGACCGAGTCAGTCACCCTTCGACTGTGACTGTGAAATTGTGgtctagtactactagtagatctagaagtagaatctagattttttttttattctagatctagatcggtAGATCTATTTTCTACATCACCAGACTTGACTGACTATGTCAGTGAAATGAATGTCACCAATACTGTAACAGTAACACAACAGTTTGAGTGTGAAGCTGagttaaacataaaataaagttaaGGTGTGTCAGTGTGTTGACTGATTCTGAGTCTTGACAGTTTAACTTTTTGTCTTCAAGTTCAACTTGATTCTTGAACTTcatgttttagatctagattctagatagatctttagtattaaaattataGTTAATTATAGAGATCTATCATCTAAGACGACTAAGTCTAGTTTACTAGTGACAAGATTTTCATTAGATAAAGATTACTAGgcctattctagatctagaatctagttattAAATTTAGTCTTGGTCTTGAATTCTTGAATCTAGAAataatccagatctagattctaggatTAGAATTAGACTACACACAGTGTCTACACTTCTACAGCATACGGCATACAGATTAcagatctattctatatattataatatatgagtgtttctccagtactggtgccaaaaagtgtcacattatgctaaaaattaaagttgaagtttttggtttcatttcaactgtattcacttcttcaaccagttcactttaagaatttatcaatagaaaatgaattgcAAGATGTAGATTTTGACAGCAGTGTCTATTCAAGGGGTACCCCCATTTGCGTCACAGGTGCATCACCGGGACACCACTTGATAATTAAACAACAACCAATTGAtaaattcattgtattttagCATAATATAGCTGTCTTTATTGATATTAGTCTTTAGATACTGAAATTTATGCTTTTGCATAGAAAAAGTGGATTTGAGCTCAATTCAAAAATTGGGACACCGTAGCACCTGTGACACTAcaagttaaagtttttttaaaagatattctgtgagaatatagaaattattttatttttgcactaaAGTGATCCATTAGACTTATTATTAAGTTCACTATTCTAGTCATAAAGTAcccatttgtaaaaatgctgctTTAATTTCACAAAATGTCGCAGGTGCTTCATGggacaccatttttttaaataatgtttataagttTACATTTTTGTCTTATCTGTGCACAAGTGaatgatcattattatttttaattattgacaaatatatattttatatcttttgttagttttaacacacagaaaaaggtttgaaaaaaaaaagaaagaaaagaaaacacataaaactgtacacaaattttatttgacaaattcagaaatcaaaaCATTCCACTCTCAAACTATTGCCATTGGTATCAACATCACTTCAGTAACAATCATGTCTGCATACACTAACTGTATGTCCTGCACTTCttgatatacaaatatatttcttttatttctgtgcctttttaaaaaattatttctgcgCTGATCATCCAGGACTTCTATCACAACTCCTGTTGGAAAAATTACCAGCAATGTTGAAAAGTTAATACTTCAATCTAAAACATACTTtgaacttgtttattgaaattaaaaggtACACAGTGCAAAAAATTATACCTGGATAGAATATTTCCCCATACTTGACAATCAAACAGCTATTTACAATGTACTTTTGATGAGTGAAGGAAATTGTTTGGGcctgaaaaaacaacatgagGCTGAAATACTTAATTTCTAAAGTGAGTCTAAAATTATTTAGCAgggtatattattaaaaaacaacttatacaatacaggtaacataagattcaatgaaaatgtttatatgTAAAAGCTCTTTACCTTTGAATTTGAGCATATGGGACTGACATCCAAAGAGTCTTCAAGATTTGACTGAGATTGCActactgaagaaaaagaaacaatttcatttagaaatcaattaggtaattttaaaatgaataatgtttttttctcagataattgtaaagtgctatttaaaaataaataaatacaagtacttaccattttgtttctgaagttTGAACACCTTCCAAGAGCCACATATTTCATCATGCAGGCACTGACTGCCATATGAATTTCTGCATGGATAGCAGAAACAGCTTCTATTTCTGTAAGCAATAGTGTTAGGTGTAATACCTCTCACTAGGTCATTGAAAGATCCTTCTTTATTTACTGGTCGCCACTTTGATACCTTTTGCAGTGTACCATCACTCTGAACATACTCAGCCGTCATCTTTGACCACATACTATACTCCACTCTGCTAATTCATCCgtgcaattttttaaaggctCAATACTTGTTAATTAAATCCACACCACAGTTGCTACATGATCTTTCAATGCACTGCAGCTTATGAAAACAATTGGCATTAGTTCTTGGGCATAGAGTTAAGTCAAGTGATGAAGCTGGATTTATTAATGTCAGCTCTCTGTGTCCTTTTTTGATCAGAAATTTATTAATGCCCTCcatataaagaaaaatcttcAAACAGAACTCACATAAGCAAGACTGCATCTTATGTTAAGTAGCTTTTGCATGAAACCTTTTCCTGTTTGAGCACTAACAGATGATTGAGAGGGATCAGTTCTTGAGACATCCCCTCTactgtaaaaaatgaatattgtttcCAAGGCATTTTGTGCAATGCAatcacttcatttttttttcttgcaatttgTTCTGATTTGCACTTGGACATAAAACTTCTTGACCAAAATGTTAGAAATGAGTAGCACAACCTCTGAGTTTGTTGTACTTACTAAGGATACTGCAGAGTACTTGTCTATGAGCACTagacatgacttttttttttgctggtggAGTGTAGTTAGGTTTTGAtactttctttaatgttgtttagAAAGATGAGCTTTCTTCTCTCAGGTAGGCGCAGAAAGCGTATGTCATGGACAGCTTTACTTTTTCTTGGGGAGCATATTTGTGTGAGACCATCAAAAACTGCAGCATATTTCTTGGGTGACCTAGGCAATTTCATCAAAGCCCTTGAAACAGCCATTCTTTTTGCCACTGGAGTCTGGAATCCAGTACCTAGTGATTCACCAACCTCTGCTGAGATGACATTTTAAAAGTGGACTATTAGCttgctgttttctttctttgcatTTTCTGTTTATCCAAGCTTTTTCATGTGGGCTTAACTAGGCCCTGTATGCAGCTTTTCTCaacctttccttttctctccGCTCTAAAACAGCAACACGTGTTAGAGACTCAGGCTTTGATGCTTGTAAATTTAGTCTTTCTTGGCTTGTAGACGCCTTGAAACTCTAACAGATACTCCATTACtgaaatctgtaatttataaaaaatgtacaagtatctaaataaatagatctattatatataatataggcctactaataaatttcataaacatataatatattatatattggtgcattatttaaatctagtctagtaatgCCCATAATTGCTTGATAGGGATAGACTCAATCAATAGTATAGGACTAGTACtgttaattatattaacttaagtTATAATCATTCAGTGGTAGACTGAAAGAACTGAATACAATATAATTGAATATActgtataaacaatacaatggaAATTAAGTGCAGGTTAAACCAAACTTTGTTTTAGATACtatctacattttaatatagaataggtctataatatagatctagtctctagatatTTTTCTggtcaatttaaagaaaaatatattattaaatctaaaattagattctaaatctagtcataaatgatctagtctagagtcact
It encodes:
- the LOC129925133 gene encoding uncharacterized protein LOC129925133, with the protein product MWSKMTAEYVQSDGTLQKVSKWRPVNKEGSFNDLVRGITPNTIAYRNRSCFCYPCRNSYGSQCLHDEICGSWKVFKLQKQNVVQSQSNLEDSLDVSPICSNSKAQTISFTHQKYIVNSCLIVKYGEIFYPGVVIEVLDDQRRNNFLKRHRNKRNIFVYQEVQDIQLVYADMIVTEVMLIPMAIV